The sequence GCTGAGACATGGCCgataaaactcttgaacaaggtggttaggcagtaatgACTGTCTGGTAGGCGGGGAGACCCGCCTGCCTGGATGCATATATTCCAcattgcctttcggcccaggttccagattgaggggtggcatgaggtaggCATTTGAGGAAGGGACCTCTGGTTTgcgtagttaggaaaaatacaatttactttaaaaagttgtgatttgttcctacacaatatacaaaccctcaatcCTTTACAATTGGAAGACTCAAttattggagggaggaatctgagtgaatCTCTAGAACTAACTGGAATTCAGCACACTTGGGGCTGCTACTCCTGGTCAAAAGAgcaaggagtgccctgcctctgactaATTGATTAGAGTATATAAGAAATGCGAGATCACTCATTTCGGAAACGCTCAGAAGTCTGAGCGTTtccgaaatgagtgaggaatcgtaactcatacaaaaaaggctgggaagaatattaagAGGGAGGCATTAAGGAAGAGAACCAAGAAGGGTTTGCCTTATAGCCAGTCTCCTTCGTCCCCTTACTAGAGGAAGGAGCgcgattgcttctatgattctaacACGGCAAATAGAAAGGAAGCCCGATGTGTAGATATACCTCATCAGAGGCCAGTCCAGAAGGTGTAGGTTTGAGTCCTATTCTAAAcccaaaggaagagaagtaggaggaggaggaggagaggccagtcactcttgaATCCTTCTCACCTCTAGAGCCGCACACCttaggcaagatgcaacttgtactcttaaaggagctgggtaaaaaaaaaaaacacagcttgTTGAGCAcccaccacaggtccaaggaaaaaaGGTTCCAAGGATTTGTGGCCAAACAACTGAAGGTAGAAAGACACAAATGTGGTCCTGATGAGACCATATCTATCTTCCAGTCCGACATATATTCTTTGGAATGCAAGTAAAGGACAAGCCACCTGTAACATGCGCTCTCTAAGGGTGTCGAGTCTTCCGCAGATATAGCAACACACTGATAGGACAAAGTAATAAACGATCTGGTTCATCAAATACAAAGTCCAAAGCACAGGGTATCCTGAAGGCTTTGAACCTGTCAACAGATGCTGAATGTTTCAACATCCAGTGccacacaaagaaaaatataaggggTACCCAACAGCATTTTGCCAAGGACATTACATTATAATGTACAGTACTGTAGTAATTGTGAAGACTCTTCACAAAATAATGATGAACCATTTTCATGTGCAGATGTAACTGTAAAGCAACTACATCATTTATGTACTGtgctttcataaaattcacatgaAGTGCAATTATATATCTAATCATTCTCTAATTCACAAATACTAATAAAGCCTTGCTGACATCTGAAGGATATCAGAAGTatgtaaactaaataaaattacagaaatCCAACAAAATTGCATCATGTATCAACATTCCTGATTTTTTTAGACTTAGCAATTTGATACAGACCCTCTcaaatacattattataataattattatatcgtAATTTGACATGACCACTGAGTCACATTTCTAGATTTTCTAAGGGTTTGCCCAGAGGATCGGTTTTTAATAAGGTAACAATTAAAGCAAGGCAAAATTAAACAGCCTGGAAAGCAAATCAACAAGTAAGAAAAGACCAAAGAGAATAGATGAAATGTTAAAAAGCAGAAAGCAAAGAACCTTTAAACTATCTGCAGAATTTCACAGAAGGTACATTACAAGTGGTACTGCTTACAGGATCAAAGACTatacaaaacacaataaaaatatgaCACAAAGATGATGCAAAATCCATAAGTATCAGAAAAGCAAAGCAAAATCATATGGAGAATCTGCAATGTAAGAAGGAAGATCTTTAAAGGCAAAGGGTGCAACTAGGACAAAGGTTATAAAATTCTTTGTGAGGAAAGGGTGAAGTTTACGAAGCTGCTACAAATAAGTGCAGACCTGGACTTATGACTAGGATATTagagaataattaaaattaaagggTACTCTTTCAAAAGTAGCCAACATTCATCTTTTGATGGTGCTTGAAAGTTTGCAACTGAAGCAAAAGgattaaaataagtaaagataATTTCTCACTCTCTCCAATAACCAGTGTTTAATAAACAAGCATGAGTAAGCACAACAAAATGATGGTTGTCAGTGACTAATTAGTACAACTACAAAACAGCTTACTTTTCTTCATACTCATCAATTTGCTTTTGTTTATCAGTTTCAAATCTTCATCCACTTCTCTTTCATCCAGCAGTAACTGTAAGGTAGTTGCAACTGGCTTTCTGCGTTTCTCAACAATAGGAGCTGGCTCATTCCCTCTTCTGCGAAGCTTGCGAGTTGAAACAGGTTTGTACTGTTGGAAAAATGACTAATGATAATTCACAACAAAGGTTACTGTACTGAAGCACAAAGACATTTCAGGAATCCTGTAAAAATGCACTAACACAATAACCTTGACATCTcattgaatattaatatatgtaccgATACATCATTAACAGAAAAAGGAAGGAGAGGTGCCAGCCCTAGCCTCCCATAAAATAATAACATCCATCTACATTATCTTTTGCATAGACAGAAATTTTCAAGATGTATATACATTGACTGCAATTAAAACAAATGGGTTGTTATATAACTGTACTAATGTAAAAAAGTATAATTGTGAACTTCATACCTGTACCATTATGATTGGATTGTAACTGAAAATTAAGAGAATCTCAGTCTATAACAAACCTCCATTGAATCTCCAGTTAATTCAAGTGTATATCTCtcctgttcaattattttctttttgtcttctaATTCAATCAAAAGATTTTCTTTaagttctttcttcttctcttcaaaTTCTCTGCATGCCAGTTTTTTTTCAGCTTGATAGTCCCTTTCCACACATTCTATCTCTACTTCACGCCATAAGTCATTTAGTCGTAATCTGCAAGAAAAATACCTGTGACCTACAGCTTTCAATATTTACCAAACTTTATGTCACATTTACATTTTGAATTTCCACCAGAGCTTGCCCGATGGACTTTATTTTAAACAAAGATCTTTTAATTGAAGCAACATAAAGTTGAAGAATATAGCTACTATGGGGAGAAATCAATGGAAAATAATAAGTAGTAACAAGTAGAAGGAATGTAGCTATTTACCAGTGTTGTACACAGAAGACTGCAATTGACACCCTTTCATAGGCCATAGCTAATATTACAGTAGTTACTTGTGTAGGTCATATATTTTAGCTATAAAGGTCTTCTAATCATGACTTCAATTCATTTTGCTGGTAGTAAAATAAGTGTTTCATCACACACCCATTACTTTTTGACAGTATTTTTGTGTGATCTCAAGACACTCCACACAAGAAGCCTCACTTCCTACCTGAGTGTGCATCCTGATTCCAAAGTAGTCCTAGTCCTAtacatatctgaaatattttccatgaaaaaaaCACTAATTACATGAAGCCCTTATGGTCTAAGTGTTCCCTGACATGCATTCATATATTCATACCTGGAGTCCGGAAGTGGGCGGATACCTGTCACCTACATTTGGTTTGCCACGGTAGGGAACCTACaactatgtaattgtttggtagaCAATAGCAAGAGATTAATTTTTTCAAAGACATACTCATTCCTACCCCTTCTCCATGAATGACAAACTTCCATTAGGGCCACCCTGGAACTGGGATGCATACTCAGACAAGTGGGAAAGGAGACTCTTTCTCCTGTGGAGTGTCTGGAGATTATCCTGAGGCACAAACAGGATATTgcaaagtaatgggtttgtacttaataaatataaattttccataaaaaaaaccatgtgaCTCTACATAGATAATAAACCTTGACAAATAAAGAGCAATGTTCATGTGATGCACCCAattcaagagaaaaaataataccatatgtaagaattaaaacaaaatcaaaaggcCGCTGACGTCATCAAATACACTGAATAGTAAGATTAAATTACCTTTCTTTATATGCtgcatctatttttttcatttttttattatattcgggATGGCTGTTATCACGAAGTTGTTGTAGCTGTTTCTTCAACTGTGCTAATTTGTCTTGGTACATTCTGAAAAAAGAAGGCATACTTACATGTAGTACATGTTTTATGCTGTTATATATGTAGAACATGTTTTATGTGGGTAAAAACATACATGCTTTTGAAAGTTTAGGATCATATTTCCATAAATACAGAAGGGATTGCTGCTTTTTCTACAGCACAATGTTAACCATTTATTATATTGAAAACTTACTGCTCTTTAATGCCAgtatattcttcttctttggcCTTGTGTTTCCCTTTCTTCACTGCCAAGGTCACTATCTGAGGAGACAGAAAATAAATTACAGTAATTACCCTGTACCGTGAAGAAAGCAGAACTACAGTATAATAAGAAATCGATTTTTGGTTTTTCcactaaaggaaaaaagaaatcatATTCAAGCTGTCACAAAAGCTTCCTACAAACGgatgagtgacattctcagtatAAAAAAACCTTAGTCAAAGTAATATCTTTAATTTTGATTCATACTACTTTATCGTCAATCACGAAGACAACACATTAAATGAATAACACAGCTTCCTGGAAAGCAGAAATAATTTTTAGAACATATAACCAATGCCATCTTAGAATCTTTCACTTCAGTACCTTTGAGATCAAGACCCACCCTGATtcgattaataagaaaattcatattttgatggCATATAAGACTCCACTTTTGATTtgccaaaataattatttttatgataaatcaaTTTTTTTGGTACTTACCCTCTACTGTTAGCTTTATCTGAGGCTAACTTGGTGCAGGTTCGACAAGTGTTGAAACTGAAATAATCGTTAACGAATGCTCCCAAGTTATCCTCACCCCAGGTAAGACAGCAAATGTTTTGGTTGTTATTTTTCTCTTAATCTtttatgaggggaggagggatgGATCTTGATGATAGAGGGTGAATACCTAAAAAAtttgatttcatcataaaaattattatttctgagGTGAAACTTCACTATCATTAGCTGACTCCAACATTGTGTgctggaggagggtaagagatttTCCTATAACCAAATTGTCAGAAATtagaaatacagtagtacctcaggatacgaaattaatacgttccgaagcggccttcgtaacctgattttttcgtatcttgaaccacattttacatgtaaattgcctaattcgttccaagccctacaaaaacacaccagtaaattttataataaagctgaattgaccaataaacaatgaaatacaacaatttggaccattcaatacctaacctaacttgattac is a genomic window of Macrobrachium nipponense isolate FS-2020 chromosome 31, ASM1510439v2, whole genome shotgun sequence containing:
- the LOC135207055 gene encoding sin3 histone deacetylase corepressor complex component SDS3-like; the encoded protein is MTRKMMRTSRIPETMTGKVMKIVTLAVKKGKHKAKEEEYTGIKEQMYQDKLAQLKKQLQQLRDNSHPEYNKKMKKIDAAYKERLRLNDLWREVEIECVERDYQAEKKLACREFEEKKKELKENLLIELEDKKKIIEQERYTLELTGDSMEYKPVSTRKLRRRGNEPAPIVEKRRKPVATTLQLLLDEREVDEDLKLINKSKLMSMKKSAVPVAQPEPVGNEPKIENGKLYFDRKWFHKGQAVMVECKDGTRFNAILTVAGVDMIMVRKVPDNIRLKITLAQLAHGKYLVRRRSSS